A window of Diospyros lotus cultivar Yz01 chromosome 14, ASM1463336v1, whole genome shotgun sequence contains these coding sequences:
- the LOC127790273 gene encoding protein NRT1/ PTR FAMILY 8.1-like, whose translation MAEDDSYTKDGTVDIHKRPAIKNKTGNWKACRFILGNECCERLAYYGMGTNLVNYLQEQLHQGNTTASNNVTNWSGTCYITPLIGAFLADSYLGRYWTIASFSIIYVFGMTLLTLTSSVKGLKPECESEVCHPTGSQTALCFVALYLIALGTGGIKPCVSSFGADQFDETDETERKKKSSFFNWFYFSINVGALIASSVLVWIQMNVGWGWGFGIPAVAMAAAVVFFFSGSRLYRLQKPAGSPLTRIFQVVVASIRKSGVKFPHDKSLLYETADEECNITGSRKLEHTEKMRFFDRAAVETEADRVKGSVNPWRLCTVTQVEELKSIIRLLPIWASGIVFSTVYSQMSTMFVLQGNTMDQHMGPSFKIPSASLSLFDTLSVLFWAPVYDRIIVPFARKFTRHERGFTQLQRMGIGLVISIFAMVVAGVLEVIRLDFVRRHNYYDLEQIPMSIFWQVPQYFLIGCAEVFTFIGQLEFFYDQAPDAMRSLCSALSLTTVAVGNYLSTLLVTVVTNVTTRNGKLGWIPDNLNRGHLDYFYWLLAILSLLNFFVYLLISKWYTYKMATGKPQ comes from the exons ATGGCTGAAGATGATAGCTATACGAAAGATGGGACGGTCGACATCCATAAAAGGCCTGCTATCAAGAACAAAACTGGAAACTGGAAGGCTTGCCGCTTCATTCTTG GAAACGAATGCTGTGAGAGGCTGGCATACTACGGTATGGGCACCAATCTAGTGAACTATTTACAGGAGCAGCTCCATCAGGGGAATACCACTGCGTCGAACAATGTCACAAATTGGTCAGGAACCTGCTACATAACGCCCTTGATTGGTGCTTTTCTAGCTGATTCTTACTTGGGCAGATATTGGACCATTGCCAGCTTCTCAATCATCTATGTTTTT GGGATGACATTGCTAACATTGACATCTTCAGTGAAAGGACTAAAGCCAGAATGTGAAAGTGAAGTTTGTCACCCCACAGGATCACAAACTGCACTCTGTTTTGTAGCACTGTATTTAATTGCTCTCGGGACAGGTGGAATCAAGCCGTGTGTCTCATCTTTTGGGGCAGATCAATTCGATGAAACAGATGAAaccgagaggaagaagaagagctcCTTCTTCAACTGGTTCTACTTTTCGATCAATGTGGGTGCGCTCATCGCTTCCTCAGTTTTGGTGTGGATACAAATGAATGTGGGCTGGGGCTGGGGTTTTGGTATCCCAGCAGTTGCAATGGCTGCTGCTGTTGTGTTTTTCTTCTCGGGCAGTCGGTTGTACAGGCTCCAGAAACCTGCAGGGAGCCCACTGACACGGATTTTCCAGGTTGTGGTTGCATCCATCAGAAAATCTGGGGTAAAGTTCCCACATGATAAGTCCCTTCTTTACGAGACTGCAGATGAGGAATGTAATATCACTGGAAGCCGCAAGCTTGAGCACACAGAGAAGATGAG GTTTTTCGACAGGGCTGCTGTGGAGACAGAAGCTGACCGCGTCAAGGGTTCTGTAAATCCATGGAGACTTTGCACTGTAACTCAAGTCGAGGAGCTCAAGTCGATCATCCGGTTGCTCCCCATTTGGGCATCTGGAATTGTCTTCTCCACGGTATACAGTCAAATGAGCACAATGTTTGTTCTACAAGGCAACACTATGGACCAGCATATGGGGCCAAGTTTCAAGATTCCATCAGCATCCCTCTCCCTCTTTGATACTCTTAGTGTGCTCTTCTGGGCACCTGTATATGATCGAATCATTGTCCCGTTTGCGAGGAAGTTCACGAGGCACGAGCGAGGCTTCACCCAGCTCCAGCGGATGGGTATTGGTCTTGTCATTTCGATATTTGCCATGGTTGTCGCGGGGGTTTTGGAGGTCATCCGGCTGGACTTTGTGAGAAGGCACAACTACTATGATCTCGAGCAAATTCCCATGTCGATTTTCTGGCAAGTCCCGCAGTATTTTCTCATTGGATGTGCAGAGGTTTTCACTTTCATTGGGCAGCTAGAGTTCTTCTATGACCAGGCCCCGGATGCGATGCGAAGCTTGTGCTCGGCTCTGTCTCTTACAACTGTTGCCGTGGGGAATTATTTGAGCACTTTGCTTGTCACAGTTGTGACAAATGTGACCACAAGAAATGGGAAACTTGGTTGGATTCCAGACAATTTGAACAGGGGCCATCTTGACTATTTCTACTGGCTTTTGGCCATTCTCAGCTTGCTCAACTTCTTTGTCTATCTTCTGATCTCCAAATGGTACACCTACAAGATGGCCACAGGAAAGCCTCAGTGA
- the LOC127790270 gene encoding pentatricopeptide repeat-containing protein At3g09060, with the protein MNKRELLQQFSQSIVPTLMTELPKCLSSKQLLKLLKAEKNTNAALSLFDSAIRHRGFDPSPRVFHHILRRLADPRLVSHVPRIVELIRTHNCKCDEDVGVMVIRAYSKNSMVDQALVVFQQMNEIFGCEPRIRSYNSMLNAFVVSNRLDRAEQFFRHFEAMGVSPNLETYNILIKISCKKKVFDKAKELLVCMWREGLSPDLFSYGTVINGLAKSGNLADALNLFDEMSELGVTPDVMCYNILIDGFFRKGDPSGANQIWERLVKDSSAYPNVVTYNVMISGLCKCGKLHESLEFWQWLKKNDRPLDLFTYSSLIHGLCKSGNVDGASQIYADMLQSGVSPDVVICNSLLNGYCQAAKIKECFELWDVMCKEALCNVVSFNIFVRGLFENGKVDEALSIWESLSKKDFNADSTTYAVLIHGLYKSGFLNRALRILKEAEDRGNMLDIHAYSSVINGLCREGRLNEAVCMLDRMREHGCQPNSHTCNILLNGLVRASKIDDAIQFFSEIINIDYTPNVVTFNTLINGLCKAERYAEAYHFVKEMLGKGCKADMITYSLLIDGLCQSRKVDMAINLWLQVLKEGLTPDVTMHNIMIHGLCSAGKIEDALRLYSKMEEQHCIPNLVTHNTLMEGLYKARECKKASIIWARILKEGLQPDIISYNITLKGLCSCNKISHAIEFLNDALGRGIRPTVITWNILVRAVLNDGLSQPLH; encoded by the coding sequence ATGAACAAGAGAGAGTTGCTTCAACAGTTCAGCCAATCAATTGTTCCCACTCTCATGACCGAGTTGCCCAAATGTCTCTCCTCAAAGCAACTGCTGAAACTCCTGAAAGCAGAGAAGAACACCAACGCAGCCCTCTCCCTCTTCGACTCCGCCATTCGCCACCGCGGTTTCGATCCCTCCCCCCGGGTCTTCCACCACATCCTCCGCCGCCTCGCCGACCCAAGACTCGTCTCCCACGTCCCCCGAATCGTCGAGCTCATTCGCACCCACAACTGCAAGTGCGACGAAGACGTTGGGGTGATGGTGATCAGGGCGTATTCCAAGAACTCAATGGTTGATCAAGCTTTAGTGGTGTTTCAGCAAATGAACGAGATTTTTGGCTGCGAGCCGAGGATACGGTCGTACAACTCTATGCTTAATGCATTTGTTGTGTCGAATCGGTTGGATAGAGCGGAGCAGTTTTTCAGGCACTTTGAGGCAATGGGTGTGTCGCCGAATTTGGAGACGTACAACATTTTGATCAAAATTTCGTGTAAGAAGAAGGTGTTTGATAAAGCAAAGGAGTTGTTGGTTTGTATGTGGCGTGAAGGTTTGAGTCCTGACTTGTTTAGCTACGGTACTGTCATTAACGGGCTTGCAAAGAGTGGGAATTTAGCTGATGCCTTGAACTTGTTCGATGAAATGTCTGAACTAGGAGTGACTCCTGATGTTATGTGTTATAACATTTTAATTGATGGGTTTTTCAGGAAAGGTGATCCTTCGGGGGCTAATCAAATCTGGGAGAGGTTAGTAAAAGATTCATCTGCTTACCCAAATGTCGTTACTTACAATGTTATGATTAGTGGTTTGTGCAAATGTGGGAAGTTGCATGAGAGTTTGGAGTTTTGGCAGTGGCTGAAGAAAAATGATCGACCGCTGGATTTGTTCACTTACAGTAGTCTGATACATGGGTTATGCAAGTCTGGAAATGTTGACGGGGCTTCACAAATATATGCAGATATGCTTCAGAGTGGGGTGTCTCCAGATGTGGTAATATGTAATTCATTGCTTAATGGGTATTGTCAAGCTGCCAAGATTAAAGAGTGTTTCGAGTTGTGGGATGTAATGTGTAAGGAGGCTCTCTGTAATGTTGTGAGCTTCAACATATTCGTTAGAGGATTGTTTGAAAACGGTAAGGTGGACGAAGCACTTTCTATTTGGGAAAGCTTGTCCAAGAAAGATTTTAATGCAGATTCCACAACGTATGCTGTACTGATTCATGGATTGTATAAGAGTGGGTTCTTGAACAGGGCATTGCGAATACTAAAAGAGGCAGAAGATAGAGGAAATATGCTGGACATTCATGCATATTCCTCTGTGATCAATGGGCTATGCAGAGAAGGTAGATTGAATGAAGCAGTTTGCATGCTTGACCGAATGAGAGAGCATGGCTGTCAGCCAAATTCCCATACTTGCAATATCCTCCTCAATGGGTTGGTCCGGGCTTCTAAAATCGATGAtgcaattcagtttttcagtgAAATAATCAATATAGATTACACCCCAAATGTTGTCACGTTCAACACTCTCATTAATGGACTGTGCAAAGCAGAAAGATATGCTGAAGCCTATCACTTTGTCAAAGAAATGCTGGGAAAAGGATGCAAAGCAGACATGATCACGTACAGCTTGCTGATAGATGGTCTTTGTCAAAGTAGGAAGGTTGACATGGCCATCAACTTGTGGCTTCAAGTGCTCAAGGAAGGTTTGACACCTGATGTGACCATGCACAATATCATGATTCATGGGCTATGCTCTGCAGGCAAAATTGAAGATGCTTTGCGGCTATACTCAAAGATGGAGGAACAACACTGTATTCCAAATCTCGTCACCCACAATACCCTCATGGAGGGGCTTTACAAAGCTAGGGAATGCAAAAAAGCATCAATTATTTGGGCCCGGATTTTAAAAGAAGGGCTACAACCAGATATCATATCCTATAATATTACCTTGAAGGGGCTTTGTTCTTGCAATAAAATATCACACGCAATTGAGTTTCTGAATGATGCGTTGGGTAGGGGAATTCGTCCTACTGTCATTACATGGAACATACTTGTTAGAGCTGTGCTGAATGATGGACTCTCACAACCTTTGCATTAG